A section of the Ananas comosus cultivar F153 unplaced genomic scaffold, ASM154086v1, whole genome shotgun sequence genome encodes:
- the LOC109706028 gene encoding tRNA (guanine(10)-N2)-methyltransferase homolog isoform X1, translating to MWFLCVFYHRLLDYRRPEVEALAELFGAFGGGGGGGNGGGEGGGGGGWEANPRKWSLEWKLPENHHVDSPFHFVSLPSEEIARNIANRSILVKGIYELWGQGINYEELEKAVREFPDERKLPYLTPESTFRIVVDSFGKVISFEEQNERIQGLSYIPFQGRVDLKNPEHKFWLIETDDYGANNGLPPVVQRTVFFGREVGAADRKLLPTYQLKSRKYLGPTAMDAEMAFIMANQGLAQKGKLVYDPFVGTGSILVAAAHFGAMTMGADIDIRVVRDGRGPDCNVWSNFKQVVLWHIF from the exons ATGTGGTTCCTCTGCGTCTTCTACCACAGGCTCCTGGACTACAGGCGCCCGGAGGTGGAGGCGCTCGCGGAGCTCTTCGGCgccttcggcggcggcggcggcggcggcaacggcggcggcgagggtggaggaggaggtggatgGGAAGCGAACCCTAGAAAATGGTCGCTGGAGTGGAAGCTCCCGGAGAACCACCACGTCGACTCCCCCTTCCACTTCGTCTCGCTCCCCTCAGAGGAGATCGCGCGGAATATCGCCAATCGGA GTATACTTGTTAAGGGAATATACGAACTTTGGGGGCAGGGGATTAACTATGAAGAACTGGAAAAGGCTGTAAGAGAATTTCCAGATGAAAGGAAGCTGCCATATCTGACACCAGAGAGCACATTCCGAATTGTCGTGGACAGCTTTGGCAAAGTGATTAGTTTCGAAGAACAAAACGAGCGGATTCAAGGACTTAGTTACATACCATTTcag GGGCGGGTCGATTTGAAGAACCCTGAACACAAGTTTTGGCTCATTGAAACCGATGATTATGGGGCGAACAACGGACTCCCCCCAGTTGTTCAGAGGACAGTATTTTTTGGTCGAGAGGTTGGGGCAGCTGATAGGAAGCTTTTGCCTACATATCAGCTTAAGAGCCGTAAATACTTGGGGCCCACGGCCATGGACGCGGAAATGGCCTTTATCATGGCCAATCAAGGGTTAGCTCAAAAGGGAAAGCTTGTCTACGATCCTTTTGTTGGCACTGGGAGTATTCTCGTTGCTGCTGCACATTTTGGAGCGATGACGATG GGTGCAGATATTGACATAAGGGTTGTGCGCGATGGGCGTGGGCCTGATTGCAATGTTTGGAGCAATTTTAAGCAGGTAGTTCTTTGGCACATTTTTTAG
- the LOC109706028 gene encoding tRNA (guanine(10)-N2)-methyltransferase homolog isoform X2: protein MWFLCVFYHRLLDYRRPEVEALAELFGAFGGGGGGGNGGGEGGGGGGWEANPRKWSLEWKLPENHHVDSPFHFVSLPSEEIARNIANRSILVKGIYELWGQGINYEELEKAVREFPDERKLPYLTPESTFRIVVDSFGKVISFEEQNERIQGLSYIPFQGRVDLKNPEHKFWLIETDDYGANNGLPPVVQRTVFFGREVGAADRKLLPTYQLKSRKYLGPTAMDAEMAFIMANQGLAQKGKLVYDPFVGTGSILVAAAHFGAMTMILT, encoded by the exons ATGTGGTTCCTCTGCGTCTTCTACCACAGGCTCCTGGACTACAGGCGCCCGGAGGTGGAGGCGCTCGCGGAGCTCTTCGGCgccttcggcggcggcggcggcggcggcaacggcggcggcgagggtggaggaggaggtggatgGGAAGCGAACCCTAGAAAATGGTCGCTGGAGTGGAAGCTCCCGGAGAACCACCACGTCGACTCCCCCTTCCACTTCGTCTCGCTCCCCTCAGAGGAGATCGCGCGGAATATCGCCAATCGGA GTATACTTGTTAAGGGAATATACGAACTTTGGGGGCAGGGGATTAACTATGAAGAACTGGAAAAGGCTGTAAGAGAATTTCCAGATGAAAGGAAGCTGCCATATCTGACACCAGAGAGCACATTCCGAATTGTCGTGGACAGCTTTGGCAAAGTGATTAGTTTCGAAGAACAAAACGAGCGGATTCAAGGACTTAGTTACATACCATTTcag GGGCGGGTCGATTTGAAGAACCCTGAACACAAGTTTTGGCTCATTGAAACCGATGATTATGGGGCGAACAACGGACTCCCCCCAGTTGTTCAGAGGACAGTATTTTTTGGTCGAGAGGTTGGGGCAGCTGATAGGAAGCTTTTGCCTACATATCAGCTTAAGAGCCGTAAATACTTGGGGCCCACGGCCATGGACGCGGAAATGGCCTTTATCATGGCCAATCAAGGGTTAGCTCAAAAGGGAAAGCTTGTCTACGATCCTTTTGTTGGCACTGGGAGTATTCTCGTTGCTGCTGCACATTTTGGAGCGATGACGATG ATATTGACATAA